A segment of the Leptospira barantonii genome:
TCGGATCATGATCTGCTTCCTGCCGTCAAAGTTTATCCATGTCCCCGGACAAAATTCTCCGGTATGTTCTCAACTTCGAAAAAAAATTCGGAACGATTCGTATTAAAACGAAGTTTAATTCTGATCCAGAAATCCGATCAGATGTTGTTCCACGTAATGAATGACTTTTTGAATCCGATCGGACGCGTTCCATTTTTCGGAAATCATACGAGGCGCACCCCATAAAAAGATGGCTTCGATAAATACCTTTCGAGGATCGGGGAAGAAGGATTCGATCTTCACTTCGATTCCGTGATCTTCCGGGTCTTGGGGATTGAGAGGAGGAAGAACAAATCGAAGTCCTCCGCCTAAGATCGGTCTTCCGAGTTGTTGCAGACTGTCCCGGCTTTGTTTCAGTCGTTTTTCCCAAATCTCGCCAAACGCGTGTTCGGTGGAAGAATCGGTCAAGAGCCGAACGGTGAGATCGCTTTTCACAACATTCTTCCCTTGAATCTGCCAGACCTTGTCGAACGCTTCGAGAACCCGTTCAAAATCCTCTTCGATGGATTCCAAGGTTCCGTCCGGATTTTCGGAAATGATTAAGAGTTGTGTAATATTCTGTCCGGCGTTGATGACCTGAATCGTCAGAACCGATTGTGAAAGTTGTCTTGTAAGTACGTTTTGATTGGGTCCGTAACTGGTTCCCGTGATTTCGATTCCCAGTTCTTCCAGCTTGGATTGGAATTGAAGAATCTCCGATTTCGATCGAACCACGATCGGTAAGAATAAATCGCTGAGTCCGACGTGGATGATGTTTCGGTTTCGGTTCATGATGGTCTTGAGTCCTTTGTCTCAAACCGATCTTTTTTGAACAGAAAAGAAATCCGAAGAAAAACGCGAATGCGAACGTTCGGATTATCGATATTGAACGAGAAACGAATCCTGAAGTCCCGTAAGTGGGACGCCGTTGAAATCCGCGTTCGTAGTTCCGGTTCCGTACATCGTTCCTTCCCGATCGATTGCAAGTCCGGTTCCTTGAATCGCTTTACCGGAGGCTCCGGTCTGTCGAAGCCATTGTCTTTCCCCTTGTCTATTGTATTTGAGGAAGAATACGTCCGCAGTTCCGACCGAAGCGGAATTGTTGGTCGTCAGGTTTGTGTTCGTAGTTCCGGTTACGAAAATGTTTCCCGCAATATCCGTAACCATGTTAGAGGGAGAAGTTTGTCCGGACGGGTATCCGTCTCCGTCTTGTCGAACCCAAAGCCTGGTTCCGTTGGAATTGTATTTTAAGATCGTACTCGGATAAGCGGTTCCGCTCGAGCCTGAGCCGAAGGATGCGTTACTTGCCGCGGTTACATAGATGTCTCCGAAAGGATCCAATAGGATCTGACCGGATAAAATTTCTCTCCCTACTTCCGCTTCGTAGAGTAAGAAGTGCCTGGTTCCATCCGGATCGTATCGCATGACAAACGTATCGTTTCCACCGACGCCGGGAGTCGTATCGTTTCGAAAATCGGCTCCTCCCCAACCGGAGACTAAAACCGTTCCTGAAACCTGATCCCAGACGCAACCTCCCGAAACGATATTGGCGCCCGAAATCGAATACTGTTTCACCCAACTTTGGTTTCCATTGACGTCAAAACGAAGAACGAACCCGTTGCCTCCGGTGGCAACCGGTCCTCCGAAAGGCCCGTTCGAATCTCCCACAATGTAAGAATTTCCAATCTCGTCCAAGCAGATCGCAGACGGATTTACGAAATAACCACCACCCGTCGGTCCGGCTTGTTTGGCCCAAGCTACGGTTCCGTCCAGAGCGAACTTTACGACGAACATATCCTGTCCGCTGGACATAGGACCGGTAAAAGCCGCGCTCGTATAA
Coding sequences within it:
- a CDS encoding SBBP repeat beta-propeller lipoprotein, LipL53 family, which encodes MKSFLAISILLIFLSACNPANHMNPANPGTDEYWIAQFLSRIHPPIFRENSGSLEWTLLVGKSSANVNAKGVVLDPFLNPVVFGDTNTALFNGTMFGTQDLFIAKYDPQKNQVWAKQVGASGASLTVIKAASDTIGNTYVLGYTSAAFTGPMSSGQDMFVVKFALDGTVAWAKQAGPTGGGYFVNPSAICLDEIGNSYIVGDSNGPFGGPVATGGNGFVLRFDVNGNQSWVKQYSISGANIVSGGCVWDQVSGTVLVSGWGGADFRNDTTPGVGGNDTFVMRYDPDGTRHFLLYEAEVGREILSGQILLDPFGDIYVTAASNASFGSGSSGTAYPSTILKYNSNGTRLWVRQDGDGYPSGQTSPSNMVTDIAGNIFVTGTTNTNLTTNNSASVGTADVFFLKYNRQGERQWLRQTGASGKAIQGTGLAIDREGTMYGTGTTNADFNGVPLTGLQDSFLVQYR